One Myxococcales bacterium genomic window, CGCAGGATTCGACCTGGTGGACGGTGACACCTTGGGCCGCGAGATAGCGGCATATGCCGAAGCGGACGTTCGCGTCGTCCTCGACCACCAAGACCCGCGGCACCGGCTCGTCGCCGGCCACGCCAAGCGGAGTTCGCCCGACCATCAGAGGTTGCCTCCAATGCCTCGTACTATCAGCGAGAGCACGACGCCGCCAGCAGGGGAATTCTGCGCCGTGATTTCGCCGCCGTGCTGGAGCGCGATGCGCTGCGCTTTTGCAAGGTTCCAGACGGTGCCCTTGCCTTGCTGAGCGAACGCTGGCTCAAAGCCCTGGCACGCCTCCAGGCTCTTGCCGTTGTCGCAGACCGAGAAGCGCAGGCTTCGCTGGCCGTCGGCAACGCGTTCATCAACCTGGAGGTCCACGGCCGCCTTCGAGCGCAAAATCGCGCACTCCAGCAGCGTGGCGAGGGCCACGCCAAGGCGCTCGGCATCCAGCATCGCGGGAGAGAGAGAGGCGCCCGAGAGCCGCAGCTCGACGCCTCGCGACTTGGCCAGGCCCG contains:
- a CDS encoding HAMP domain-containing histidine kinase; this translates as MTAFVHESRNAVFGISATLEAFQVDFGGSALGAEYSEMMTQPLARLRVLTDQLADYARPAALEPRSVLPMHVAASAVDSVAGLAKSRGVELRLSGASLSPAMLDAERLGVALATLLECAILRSKAAVDLQVDERVADGQRSLRFSVCDNGKSLEACQGFEPAFAQQGKGTVWNLAKAQRIALQHGGEITAQNSPAGGVVLSLIVRGIGGNL